In the genome of Populus trichocarpa isolate Nisqually-1 chromosome 6, P.trichocarpa_v4.1, whole genome shotgun sequence, one region contains:
- the LOC7463637 gene encoding C2 and GRAM domain-containing protein At1g03370 isoform X2: MKLVVRLIEARNLPPTDPNGLRDPYAKLQLGKQKFKTKVVKKNLNPSWGEEFSFKVEDLNEELVVGVLDEDKYFNDDIVGQIKVPVSHVFDADNQSLGTVWYSLQPKNKKSRFKECGEILLSISFSQSFPDSNCNASQSKKNMDVTRSPSRSFNGTNNSSPARLEESASSKEEKFFAQKKLAGRIVQIFNKNSDVISVTTSRSTEISEQSETDGSEVCDDKAEDQSSSGNFEELMKEMESRDVGSEVPNNLPGGILVDQSYVISPPDLNSFFFSPDSSLARLLSDFVGNSEQQFGPWRFENSSENLKRVITYVKAPTKLVGALKASEEQTYLKADGKIFAVLISVSTPDVMYGSTFKVELLYCITSGPELPSGEKTSHLVISWRMNFLQSSMFKSMIENGARSGVKDSFEQVSTFLSQNVKPVDLKDLGSSKEQVLASLKVEPQSDGKLAIQYFANFTVVSAVFMALYVFVHVWLAAPSAIQGLEFVGLDLPDSIGEVIVCGVLTLQCERVLGLLSRFMQARAQKGTDHGVKAQGDGWVLTVALIEGSHLPAVDSSGFCDPYVVFTCNGKTRTSSIKFQKSDPLWNEIFEFDAMDDPPSVLDVEVYDFDGPFNESMSLGHTEINFVKSNLSDLADVWVPLQGKLAQACQSRLHLRIFLNNTRGSNVVKEYLSKMEKEVGKKINLRSPQTNSAFQKVFGLPPEEFLINDFTCHLKRKMPLQGRLFLSARIIGFYANLFRQKTKFFFLWEDIVDIQVDTPTLSSMGSPVIVITLRQGRGMDARHGAKTIDDEGRLKFHFQSFVSFNVANRTIMALWKARSLSPEQKVQIVEEESETKFLQTEESGSFLGLEDVSMSEVYACSLSVPINFLSELFGGGELDRKVMEKAGCLSYSYTPWESVKTEVYERQLYYRFDKHVSRFGGEVTSTQQKYPLSDRKGWIVEEVMTLHGVPLGDFFNLHLRYQIEDFPSRLKGCHVRVSMGIAWLKSSWHQKRISKNIISSLQDRLKLIFNAVEKEFANR, from the exons ATGAAGCTTGTGGTTCGTCTAATAGAGGCAAGGAATTTGCCACCAACGGATCCAAATGGATTAAGAGATCCATATGCCAAGTTACAGTTAGGAAAGCAGAAATTTAAGACAAAAGTTGTAAAGAAGAACTTGAACCCAAGCTGGGGAGAGGAGTTCAGTTTTAAAGTGGAGGACTTGAATGAGGAACTTGTAGTTGGTGTCTTGGATGAAGACAAGTACTTCAACGATGATATTGTTGGGCAGATTAAGGTTCCAGTTTCGCATGTTTTTGATGCGGACAATCAGTCACTTGGCACTGTTTGGTACTCACTGCAACCCAAAAACAAGAAGTCCAGGTTCAAGGAATGCG GTGAGATTCTTTTAAGTATAAGTTTTTCTCAATCTTTTCCTGACTCAAATTGCAATGCTTCACAATCGAAGAAGAATATGGATGTAACGCGATCTCCGTCTAGGTCTTTTAATGGGACAAACAACTCATCCCCAGCAAGATTAGAAGAATCTGCTTCCTCAAAAGAAGAGAAGTTTTTTGCACAAAAGAAATTAGCTGGAAGAATTGTtcaaatatttaacaaaaattcaGACGTGATTTCAGTCACTACAAGTAGAAGCACTGAAATTTCAGAGCAATCAGAAACTGATGGATCTGAGGTTTGTGATGATAAGGCTGAGGACCAGTCCTCTTCTGGCAACTTTGAAGAACTTATGAAAGAGATGGAATCTAGAGATGTAGGAAGTGAAGTTCCAAATAACCTACCAGGAGGAATCCTTGTAGACCAATCATATGTGATTTCACCCCCAGAtttaaactcttttttcttttcacctgATTCAAGTCTTGCCAGATTGTTGTCAGACTTTGTGGGAAATTCAGAACagcaatttggtccttggagaTTTGAGAATAGTAGTGAGAACTTGAAAAGAGTAATTACTTACGTAAAGGCACCAACCAAATTAGTTGGTGCTCTGAAAGCTAGTGAGGAACAAACTTATCTAAAAGCAGATGGGAAGATATTCGCTGTTTTGATCAGTGTGAGCACTCCGGATGTAATGTACGGTAGCACCTTTAAAGTTGAATTGCTTTACTGCATTACTTCTGGCCCTGAGTTGCCATCAGGAGAGAAAACTTCACATTTGGTTATATCCTGGCGCATGAACTTTTTACAAAGCTCCATGTTTAAAAGTATGATAGAAAACGGAGCCCGTTCAGGCGTAAAGGACAGTTTTGAGCaagtttcaacttttttatctcaaaATGTTAAGCCAGTTGATTTGAAGGACTTGGGATCTAGTAAGGAACAGGTTCTGGCTTCATTGAAGGTGGAACCCCAATCAGATGGGAAGCTGGCCATACAATATTTTGCTAACTTTACTGTAGTCTCTGCAGTTTTTATGGCATTGTATGTGTTTGTGCACGTCTGGCTAGCTGCACCCAGTGCAATTCAAGGGCTTGAATTTGTTGGGCTTGACTTACCAGATTCAATTGGTGAAGTCATTGTGTGTGGTGTCCTGACTCTTCAGTGTGAAAGGGTGTTAGGGTTACTTTCACGCTTCATGCAAGCTAGAGCTCAAAAAG GCACCGATCATGGAGTAAAAGCACAAGGAGATGGCTGGGTGCTTACGGTTGCCTTGATTGAGGGAAGTCATTTGCCGGCTGTTGATTCTAGTGGCTTCTGTGACCCATACGTGGTATTCACCTGCAATGGGAAAACTAGAACAAGCTCAATCAAGTTTCAGAAATCTGATCCTCTGTGGAATG AAATATTCGAATTTGATGCCATGGATGATCCTCCTTCTGTGCTGGATGTGgaagtttatgattttgatggGCCTTTTAATGAATCCATGTCCTTGGGACATACAGagattaattttgtaaaatctaATCTATCAGATTTAGCTGATGTGTGGGTTCCTCTTCAAGGAAAGTTAGCACAAGCATGTCAGTCTAGGCTGCACTTAAGGATTTTCTTGAACAATACGAGAGGTAGCAATGTTGTTAAAGAGTACTTAAGTAAGATGGAGAAAGAGGTGGGGAAGAAG ATAAATTTGCGTTCTCCTCAAACAAATTCAGCCTTCCAGAAGGTTTTTGGGCTTCCACCAGAGGAATTCCTTATCAATGACTTCACCTGTCACTTAAAACGAAAGATGCCATTACAG GGTCGGCTGTTTCTTTCAGCAAGAATAATTGGATTCTATGCAAATTTATTTCGGCAGaagactaaattttttttcctttgggaGGACATAGTTGATATCCAAGTTGATACTCCTACTCTATCATCAATGGGTAGTCCAGTTATCGTTATAACTCTCCGACAAGGCAGAGGTATGGATGCCAGGCATGGAGCCAAGACAATTGATGATGAAGGGAGGCTGAAGTTTCATTTCCAGTCTTTTGTATCTTTTAATGTAGCAAATag GACAATCATGGCTTTGTGGAAGGCCAGATCATTGAGTCCTGAACAGAAGGTGCAAATAGTTGAAGAAGAATCAGAAACCAAATTCCTTCAAACTGAGGAGAGTGGGTCTTTCTTGGGTCTTGAGGATGTCAGCATGTCTGAGGTTTATGCTTGTTCCCTTTCTGTCCCT ATCAATTTCTTATCGGAGCTGTTTGGTGGGGGTGAATTGGATCGTAAAGTAATGGAGAAAGCTGGTTGTCTTAGCTATTCTTACACCCCATGGGAATCAGTGAAGACTGAAGTATACGAGAGGCAATTATATTACAGATTTGATAAGCACGTATCTCGTTTTGGAGGAGAGGTCACAAGTACACAGCAGAAATACCCCCTCTCTGATAGGAAAGGTTGGATTGTCGAAGAGGTTATGACTCTTCATGGAGTTCCCCTGGGTGACTTTTTTAAT CTTCACCTGAGATATCAAATTGAGGATTTTCCCTCAAGACTGAAGGGCTGTCATGTGCGTGTATCCATGGGAATCGCATGGCTGAAAAGTTCCTGGCATCAAAAAAGGATTTCAAAGAACATCATCTCAAGCCTGCAAGATCGTCTGAAGTTGATATTTAATGCAGTTGAAAAGGAGTTTGCAAATAGATAA
- the LOC7463637 gene encoding C2 and GRAM domain-containing protein At1g03370 isoform X1 — protein sequence MGGMKLVVRLIEARNLPPTDPNGLRDPYAKLQLGKQKFKTKVVKKNLNPSWGEEFSFKVEDLNEELVVGVLDEDKYFNDDIVGQIKVPVSHVFDADNQSLGTVWYSLQPKNKKSRFKECGEILLSISFSQSFPDSNCNASQSKKNMDVTRSPSRSFNGTNNSSPARLEESASSKEEKFFAQKKLAGRIVQIFNKNSDVISVTTSRSTEISEQSETDGSEVCDDKAEDQSSSGNFEELMKEMESRDVGSEVPNNLPGGILVDQSYVISPPDLNSFFFSPDSSLARLLSDFVGNSEQQFGPWRFENSSENLKRVITYVKAPTKLVGALKASEEQTYLKADGKIFAVLISVSTPDVMYGSTFKVELLYCITSGPELPSGEKTSHLVISWRMNFLQSSMFKSMIENGARSGVKDSFEQVSTFLSQNVKPVDLKDLGSSKEQVLASLKVEPQSDGKLAIQYFANFTVVSAVFMALYVFVHVWLAAPSAIQGLEFVGLDLPDSIGEVIVCGVLTLQCERVLGLLSRFMQARAQKGTDHGVKAQGDGWVLTVALIEGSHLPAVDSSGFCDPYVVFTCNGKTRTSSIKFQKSDPLWNEIFEFDAMDDPPSVLDVEVYDFDGPFNESMSLGHTEINFVKSNLSDLADVWVPLQGKLAQACQSRLHLRIFLNNTRGSNVVKEYLSKMEKEVGKKINLRSPQTNSAFQKVFGLPPEEFLINDFTCHLKRKMPLQGRLFLSARIIGFYANLFRQKTKFFFLWEDIVDIQVDTPTLSSMGSPVIVITLRQGRGMDARHGAKTIDDEGRLKFHFQSFVSFNVANRTIMALWKARSLSPEQKVQIVEEESETKFLQTEESGSFLGLEDVSMSEVYACSLSVPINFLSELFGGGELDRKVMEKAGCLSYSYTPWESVKTEVYERQLYYRFDKHVSRFGGEVTSTQQKYPLSDRKGWIVEEVMTLHGVPLGDFFNLHLRYQIEDFPSRLKGCHVRVSMGIAWLKSSWHQKRISKNIISSLQDRLKLIFNAVEKEFANR from the exons ATGGGAGGAATGAAGCTTGTGGTTCGTCTAATAGAGGCAAGGAATTTGCCACCAACGGATCCAAATGGATTAAGAGATCCATATGCCAAGTTACAGTTAGGAAAGCAGAAATTTAAGACAAAAGTTGTAAAGAAGAACTTGAACCCAAGCTGGGGAGAGGAGTTCAGTTTTAAAGTGGAGGACTTGAATGAGGAACTTGTAGTTGGTGTCTTGGATGAAGACAAGTACTTCAACGATGATATTGTTGGGCAGATTAAGGTTCCAGTTTCGCATGTTTTTGATGCGGACAATCAGTCACTTGGCACTGTTTGGTACTCACTGCAACCCAAAAACAAGAAGTCCAGGTTCAAGGAATGCG GTGAGATTCTTTTAAGTATAAGTTTTTCTCAATCTTTTCCTGACTCAAATTGCAATGCTTCACAATCGAAGAAGAATATGGATGTAACGCGATCTCCGTCTAGGTCTTTTAATGGGACAAACAACTCATCCCCAGCAAGATTAGAAGAATCTGCTTCCTCAAAAGAAGAGAAGTTTTTTGCACAAAAGAAATTAGCTGGAAGAATTGTtcaaatatttaacaaaaattcaGACGTGATTTCAGTCACTACAAGTAGAAGCACTGAAATTTCAGAGCAATCAGAAACTGATGGATCTGAGGTTTGTGATGATAAGGCTGAGGACCAGTCCTCTTCTGGCAACTTTGAAGAACTTATGAAAGAGATGGAATCTAGAGATGTAGGAAGTGAAGTTCCAAATAACCTACCAGGAGGAATCCTTGTAGACCAATCATATGTGATTTCACCCCCAGAtttaaactcttttttcttttcacctgATTCAAGTCTTGCCAGATTGTTGTCAGACTTTGTGGGAAATTCAGAACagcaatttggtccttggagaTTTGAGAATAGTAGTGAGAACTTGAAAAGAGTAATTACTTACGTAAAGGCACCAACCAAATTAGTTGGTGCTCTGAAAGCTAGTGAGGAACAAACTTATCTAAAAGCAGATGGGAAGATATTCGCTGTTTTGATCAGTGTGAGCACTCCGGATGTAATGTACGGTAGCACCTTTAAAGTTGAATTGCTTTACTGCATTACTTCTGGCCCTGAGTTGCCATCAGGAGAGAAAACTTCACATTTGGTTATATCCTGGCGCATGAACTTTTTACAAAGCTCCATGTTTAAAAGTATGATAGAAAACGGAGCCCGTTCAGGCGTAAAGGACAGTTTTGAGCaagtttcaacttttttatctcaaaATGTTAAGCCAGTTGATTTGAAGGACTTGGGATCTAGTAAGGAACAGGTTCTGGCTTCATTGAAGGTGGAACCCCAATCAGATGGGAAGCTGGCCATACAATATTTTGCTAACTTTACTGTAGTCTCTGCAGTTTTTATGGCATTGTATGTGTTTGTGCACGTCTGGCTAGCTGCACCCAGTGCAATTCAAGGGCTTGAATTTGTTGGGCTTGACTTACCAGATTCAATTGGTGAAGTCATTGTGTGTGGTGTCCTGACTCTTCAGTGTGAAAGGGTGTTAGGGTTACTTTCACGCTTCATGCAAGCTAGAGCTCAAAAAG GCACCGATCATGGAGTAAAAGCACAAGGAGATGGCTGGGTGCTTACGGTTGCCTTGATTGAGGGAAGTCATTTGCCGGCTGTTGATTCTAGTGGCTTCTGTGACCCATACGTGGTATTCACCTGCAATGGGAAAACTAGAACAAGCTCAATCAAGTTTCAGAAATCTGATCCTCTGTGGAATG AAATATTCGAATTTGATGCCATGGATGATCCTCCTTCTGTGCTGGATGTGgaagtttatgattttgatggGCCTTTTAATGAATCCATGTCCTTGGGACATACAGagattaattttgtaaaatctaATCTATCAGATTTAGCTGATGTGTGGGTTCCTCTTCAAGGAAAGTTAGCACAAGCATGTCAGTCTAGGCTGCACTTAAGGATTTTCTTGAACAATACGAGAGGTAGCAATGTTGTTAAAGAGTACTTAAGTAAGATGGAGAAAGAGGTGGGGAAGAAG ATAAATTTGCGTTCTCCTCAAACAAATTCAGCCTTCCAGAAGGTTTTTGGGCTTCCACCAGAGGAATTCCTTATCAATGACTTCACCTGTCACTTAAAACGAAAGATGCCATTACAG GGTCGGCTGTTTCTTTCAGCAAGAATAATTGGATTCTATGCAAATTTATTTCGGCAGaagactaaattttttttcctttgggaGGACATAGTTGATATCCAAGTTGATACTCCTACTCTATCATCAATGGGTAGTCCAGTTATCGTTATAACTCTCCGACAAGGCAGAGGTATGGATGCCAGGCATGGAGCCAAGACAATTGATGATGAAGGGAGGCTGAAGTTTCATTTCCAGTCTTTTGTATCTTTTAATGTAGCAAATag GACAATCATGGCTTTGTGGAAGGCCAGATCATTGAGTCCTGAACAGAAGGTGCAAATAGTTGAAGAAGAATCAGAAACCAAATTCCTTCAAACTGAGGAGAGTGGGTCTTTCTTGGGTCTTGAGGATGTCAGCATGTCTGAGGTTTATGCTTGTTCCCTTTCTGTCCCT ATCAATTTCTTATCGGAGCTGTTTGGTGGGGGTGAATTGGATCGTAAAGTAATGGAGAAAGCTGGTTGTCTTAGCTATTCTTACACCCCATGGGAATCAGTGAAGACTGAAGTATACGAGAGGCAATTATATTACAGATTTGATAAGCACGTATCTCGTTTTGGAGGAGAGGTCACAAGTACACAGCAGAAATACCCCCTCTCTGATAGGAAAGGTTGGATTGTCGAAGAGGTTATGACTCTTCATGGAGTTCCCCTGGGTGACTTTTTTAAT CTTCACCTGAGATATCAAATTGAGGATTTTCCCTCAAGACTGAAGGGCTGTCATGTGCGTGTATCCATGGGAATCGCATGGCTGAAAAGTTCCTGGCATCAAAAAAGGATTTCAAAGAACATCATCTCAAGCCTGCAAGATCGTCTGAAGTTGATATTTAATGCAGTTGAAAAGGAGTTTGCAAATAGATAA